Within the Anaerolineae bacterium genome, the region CCATTCGGCCATGGATGCCGTGCGCCAGTTCATGTCTAAGGTGCCCAGGAACCCGGCCTTCGGGGGGATCAGTCCGCGCCAGGCTTCACCTCTCTGGGTGCGGCCGATAGCGACGGGCCGGACCTATGGGCTCCTCTTCATCATACTGCCGTCCCGGTTCTCCAGGGCGGACTATGATCGCGTGGAGGGCTTTCTCAAGGCCAACTTCTCCATCCGCCACGCAGGGCAAGAGGAGTGACCAACATGAGCCATGCAGTCCTCATCTTCACCTTCAGCCCCATCCAGAGCTTCATCTCCCAGGCCCGGCGCACCGCGGACCTGTACGCCGGAAGCCGCATACTGGCCGAACTGGCGCGGGCTGCCCTTGAGGCCATCGCCTGTGCCGGCAGTACCATCGTCTACCCGGCCCGCGCTGGTGGCGGCGAGCAGTCGGACACACCCAACAAGCTCGTCGCCGTCGTCCCGAGAGAACGGGCTGCAGACCTTGGACGGGCCGCCGAGGACGCCCTCCACCGGCGCTGGAGCCAGATCGTCGCCGCTGCCGGCGGCAACGCGCTGGCCCATGGTCTCCCAGGCCACGACGACCCAGGCTGGCAATCCATATGGCGGCGGCAAACCGCGCCCCGCTACCTTTGGCAGTGCTTCTGGGCCGCCGCCAGGATAGGGCCGGATGGCTACAAGGGGGCCTACCAGCAGGCCAGCCGCGCCCTGGACGCCGCCAAGCGAAGCCGGCTCTTCCTCCCCGCGGAGGAGTGGGGCACCAAAGACAGCCTTAGCGGCCAGCGCGAGGCCCTACACCGTCAGGGGGAGAGAGCCAGCGACTACTGGCGCCAGGTAAGCAACCTGCCCCGAGTGACCGGCGCCCTGCTGCGGCCGTTCGGCCGCGAGCGGCTGGACGCCATCGGCACCGTCAAGCGCTTCTGGCCCCACCGGGATTCCTTCCTCTCTACCAGCAGCATCGCCTCCCAACCCTTCCTCGACGCCGCCCGCGAGCAGGCACCAGCCCAGCTGCAGGCATACCGACAGGATCTAGGCACCTTTCTCGGCCGCTGGCTGCACGAACCCAGGACCGACCCAGACTGGCCCTATGATGGCGACCTCCTCTTCCAGGAGACCCTCACCCCCGAGCGCCTGCAGGCCAGCTATCGCTCCGGCATCGAGACGGCCGCCCTGGGGCCGCCGCTCCAGGCACTGAAGAAGCTACACCGGACGGTCGGCTTTCCCCCCTCGCCCTACTACGCCGTTGTCGCCCTCGACGGCGATTCCGTGGGAGAGCACATATCCAAGCTGCTCGAAGAGGGCAATCCTCAGGAGGCCCATTGTCAGTTCGGCCAGAAGCTCTCGGACTTCGCCGACGTGGTGCAGAAGGTCGCGGCGTTGCACTCCGTTAGCCTGGTCTACAACGGCGGTGACGACGTCCTCGCCCTAGCACCGGCTTCCTCCGCCCTCCCATTCGCCCATGAACTGGCGCAGGAGTTCCATCGGGTCACCGCAGCCACTGCCTCCGCCGGCATCGCCATCGCCCACCACCTATCGCCGCTGGACGCCGCGCTGGAACAGGCACACCAAGCCCAGAACCTGGCTAAGGACATTCCGGGGAAAGACGCCGTATGCGTCACCCTTATGCGCCGCGGGGGCGAAGCCATCACCGCCCGCGGTCCGTGGTGCTCGGTGATCGCCAACCTGGACCAAGTCACCCAGTACCTCGCCGCTAGGAAGCTCTCCGCTCGGCTCCCCTACGACATCTGGCAACTTGCCTACGCCATACCTGACGCTAACGACATGCTGCGGGCCGAGCTCAGGCGCCTGGTAGGGCGCCGCGCCGAGGCGCTCTCAGGCCAGCAGGCCAACGCACTGACCGAAGCACTCGGCCGGTGGGCTGAGGCGTTGACCGAGACGGTCGAGGGGTTGGCACAGTGGCTCATCATCGCGCGCTTCCTCGCCGGAGCAGAAGGGGGCTCAGATGCATTTGTTTCTTGAACCCACCGACATATGGCTCTTCCGAGATGGGAAGCCCTTCAATGCGGGCTCCGACCATCGAGCTCAGAGTCTCTTCCCGCCTCACCCCACCGTCATCCAGGGCGCCATCCGCTCGCATGAGCTGGTGCTCAAAAGAATAGACCTGCAGGACCCAGCCGCCATCGCCGCCGCCGTAGGCACCTCCGAGGACTACGGTCCTCTCCGGCTGCGCGGGCCGATTGTGGCCCGGCGAGATGGCGACCGCGTCGAGCGCTACTACCCCGTACCCGCCGACGTGCAAGTGCAGAAGGACGGCAATGCCACCCAGCCGGTGGACCCAGCCCCACCGCCCGACGACGTGGTAACCAGCATCGGCGACGAGCTGCCCCTCCTTCTCTTCCCCCGAGAGGAGGCAGAGAAGGAGGGCTGGGGCCGGTGGCTGGCAGAGAAGGACCTGATGAGCGTCCTCCGCGGCGGTAGCGCCGTGGCGCTGGAGGACGGATGTCTCTTCCAGCGTGAGTCCCGCCTGGGCATCGAGCGTGACCAGGGCACCGGGGGTACCGTGCCCGAGAGGCTTTATCAGGCCGAGTTCGTCCGCCCGCGGAAAGACGTGGGGCTGTGGGTGGAAGTGCAGGGCTATCGGGACTGGCCCGCTGCGGGGCACATGCGCATCGGAGGCGAGGGCAGGGCGGCCCAGTTCTGGCAGGTGAGCGCTCCCCAATGGCCGGGCCTGGACCTCTCCCGCCCCTTGCCTCAGCGGTTCCGGCTCTACTTCGCCACCCCCTCGTACTTCAGCCGGGGGTGGCGACCGAAGGACTGGGCCACCTTCTTCGATGGCCCCGTGACGCTGGAGGCAGTAGCCCTAAAGGGCTACCAGACCATCGG harbors:
- the cas10 gene encoding type III-B CRISPR-associated protein Cas10/Cmr2, which translates into the protein MSHAVLIFTFSPIQSFISQARRTADLYAGSRILAELARAALEAIACAGSTIVYPARAGGGEQSDTPNKLVAVVPRERAADLGRAAEDALHRRWSQIVAAAGGNALAHGLPGHDDPGWQSIWRRQTAPRYLWQCFWAAARIGPDGYKGAYQQASRALDAAKRSRLFLPAEEWGTKDSLSGQREALHRQGERASDYWRQVSNLPRVTGALLRPFGRERLDAIGTVKRFWPHRDSFLSTSSIASQPFLDAAREQAPAQLQAYRQDLGTFLGRWLHEPRTDPDWPYDGDLLFQETLTPERLQASYRSGIETAALGPPLQALKKLHRTVGFPPSPYYAVVALDGDSVGEHISKLLEEGNPQEAHCQFGQKLSDFADVVQKVAALHSVSLVYNGGDDVLALAPASSALPFAHELAQEFHRVTAATASAGIAIAHHLSPLDAALEQAHQAQNLAKDIPGKDAVCVTLMRRGGEAITARGPWCSVIANLDQVTQYLAARKLSARLPYDIWQLAYAIPDANDMLRAELRRLVGRRAEALSGQQANALTEALGRWAEALTETVEGLAQWLIIARFLAGAEGGSDAFVS
- the cmr3 gene encoding type III-B CRISPR module-associated protein Cmr3, which codes for MHLFLEPTDIWLFRDGKPFNAGSDHRAQSLFPPHPTVIQGAIRSHELVLKRIDLQDPAAIAAAVGTSEDYGPLRLRGPIVARRDGDRVERYYPVPADVQVQKDGNATQPVDPAPPPDDVVTSIGDELPLLLFPREEAEKEGWGRWLAEKDLMSVLRGGSAVALEDGCLFQRESRLGIERDQGTGGTVPERLYQAEFVRPRKDVGLWVEVQGYRDWPAAGHMRIGGEGRAAQFWQVSAPQWPGLDLSRPLPQRFRLYFATPSYFSRGWRPKDWATFFDGPVTLEAVALKGYQTIGGFDWVAGRQKASRRFVPAGSVYYFTTAGSAQLRSELINQAVTEWGGEIGFGQVIVVEWRD